One Microbacterium sp. W4I20 DNA window includes the following coding sequences:
- a CDS encoding GyrI-like domain-containing protein, with protein sequence MKAAQYQQQLDAVTAYIYDHLDDDLDLDILAGVARFSAFHWHRLYRAARGESAAQTVHRLRLERAAALLVETDLPISRIARRSGFSGTETFTRALTRAYGMPPRRFRESGAHVQFHRQSDEALSGHPVEIRVLPATTLAMSDHRGAYIDIGRAFARVRDRMGPVGRMIAIYEDDADATPAGALRSSAGVVIHADAVVPEPLHARTIPAGRHAVLRYVGPYSSMHRAYRWLYGVWLPSSGEEPRDHPVFEEYLTDPADTAPTASVTEIILPLV encoded by the coding sequence GTGAAGGCCGCTCAGTATCAACAGCAGCTCGATGCCGTGACAGCGTACATCTACGACCATCTCGACGACGATCTCGACCTCGACATCCTCGCCGGAGTCGCGCGCTTCTCTGCTTTCCACTGGCACCGGCTCTATCGCGCGGCGCGAGGGGAATCCGCCGCGCAGACCGTGCACCGACTGCGCCTGGAGCGGGCGGCGGCACTCCTCGTGGAGACGGACCTGCCGATCTCGCGCATCGCCCGACGGTCGGGGTTCTCGGGCACGGAGACGTTCACCCGTGCCCTGACCCGTGCCTACGGGATGCCTCCGAGAAGATTCCGCGAGAGCGGTGCGCACGTGCAATTCCACCGGCAGAGCGACGAGGCGCTGTCGGGGCACCCCGTGGAGATCCGCGTTCTGCCGGCGACCACGCTGGCGATGTCCGACCACCGCGGCGCCTACATCGACATCGGCAGGGCGTTCGCTCGCGTCCGGGATCGGATGGGTCCGGTCGGACGGATGATCGCGATCTACGAAGACGATGCGGATGCCACGCCCGCCGGTGCGCTCCGCTCCTCGGCGGGCGTGGTCATCCACGCGGATGCCGTGGTGCCGGAGCCCCTGCACGCACGGACGATCCCCGCCGGACGGCACGCGGTGCTGCGCTACGTCGGACCGTACTCGTCGATGCACCGCGCGTACCGGTGGCTCTACGGAGTCTGGCTGCCGTCGTCCGGGGAGGAACCGCGCGACCATCCTGTGTTCGAGGAGTACCTCACGGATCCGGCCGACACGGCGCCGACGGCATCCGTGACGGAGATCATCCTGCCGCTCGTCTGA
- a CDS encoding helix-turn-helix domain-containing protein — protein MPEVEEELHVCDAAVTLAFSVLGKRWNGMIIASLGGAPSTFVGLRRAVVGISDTVLSDRLAELAETGLVARTVDAGPPVTVSYALTASGEGLLPILDQLGTWASANLERRGV, from the coding sequence ATGCCCGAGGTCGAGGAAGAGCTGCATGTGTGCGATGCCGCCGTCACGCTCGCCTTCAGCGTGCTCGGCAAGCGCTGGAACGGCATGATCATCGCCTCGCTCGGCGGGGCTCCCTCGACCTTCGTCGGTCTGCGTCGCGCCGTGGTCGGCATCAGCGACACCGTGCTCTCCGACCGGCTGGCGGAACTCGCCGAGACCGGACTCGTCGCCCGCACGGTCGATGCCGGCCCGCCCGTCACCGTGTCGTACGCGCTGACTGCGAGCGGCGAAGGACTGCTGCCGATTCTCGATCAGCTCGGCACCTGGGCCTCAGCGAACCTGGAGCGCCGCGGAGTCTGA
- a CDS encoding response regulator transcription factor, whose amino-acid sequence MRVLIVEDEPYLAEAVRDGLRLEAIAADIAGDGDTALELLSINSYDLAVLDRDVPGPSGDDIARWIVASGSGIPILMLTAADRLDDKASGFEIGADDYLTKPFELRELVLRLRALDRRRQRSRPPVLEVAGLRLDPFRREVYRDDRYVALTRKQFAVLEVLVDAEGGVVSAEELLERAWDENADPFTNAVRITVSSLRKRLGEPWLILTVPGVGYRIGTDADA is encoded by the coding sequence ATGCGTGTGCTGATCGTCGAGGACGAGCCCTACCTGGCCGAGGCGGTCCGCGACGGGTTGCGTCTGGAGGCGATCGCCGCCGACATCGCGGGCGACGGCGACACCGCGCTCGAACTGTTGAGCATCAACTCCTACGACCTCGCGGTGCTCGACCGCGACGTGCCCGGTCCCTCCGGCGACGACATCGCCCGGTGGATCGTGGCCTCCGGCAGCGGCATCCCGATCCTCATGCTCACAGCCGCCGATCGCCTCGATGACAAGGCGTCGGGGTTCGAGATCGGCGCCGACGACTACCTCACCAAGCCGTTCGAGCTGCGCGAGCTCGTACTGCGGCTGCGTGCGCTGGACCGCCGGCGGCAGCGGTCGCGCCCTCCGGTGCTCGAGGTCGCCGGGCTTCGCCTCGATCCGTTCCGCCGCGAGGTCTACCGCGACGACCGCTACGTCGCGCTCACCCGCAAGCAGTTCGCGGTGCTGGAGGTGCTGGTCGATGCGGAGGGCGGGGTGGTCAGCGCCGAAGAGCTGCTCGAACGCGCGTGGGACGAGAACGCCGACCCCTTCACGAACGCGGTGCGCATCACCGTGTCGTCGCTGCGCAAGCGGCTGGGCGAGCCGTGGCTGATCCTCACCGTGCCCGGCGTCGGGTACCGGATCGGGACGGATGCCGATGCTTAG
- a CDS encoding D-alanine--D-alanine ligase, whose amino-acid sequence MTTHVLVIGGGQNPEHEVSLASAAAVSAALRMGGHAVSSVTIDREGFWRADGIPPCDSAAESLGLALRLIAEADVVFPAVHGALGEDGALAALVALAGTRLVGSDLRAGAIGMDKWATKLVADAVGIRTARGRLVAADDIGDVEFEGEVVVKPVSAGSSYGVSLVTEEDELLGALHTAARFDRRILVEEVVRAREIDVAVLREAGGIRWAAPPLEIHAPGLFDTATKYDGSARFTVPALLDAAETSALKRAAIAMFDALGCDGVARMDFFLTDEGPVLNEVNTMPGLTAASQVPRMFAAAGVEYTDLVARLVAGARVPSSTVPVSML is encoded by the coding sequence ATGACAACACACGTCCTGGTCATCGGCGGAGGGCAGAACCCCGAGCACGAGGTGTCGCTGGCGTCGGCCGCCGCCGTCTCCGCGGCGCTGCGGATGGGAGGTCACGCGGTGAGCTCCGTGACGATCGATCGGGAGGGCTTCTGGCGTGCCGACGGCATCCCGCCCTGCGACTCTGCGGCGGAATCGCTGGGTCTCGCGCTGCGGCTCATCGCCGAAGCCGACGTCGTATTCCCCGCAGTGCATGGAGCGCTCGGTGAGGACGGCGCCCTCGCCGCGCTCGTCGCTTTGGCGGGCACGAGGCTCGTGGGTTCCGACCTGCGCGCCGGCGCGATCGGCATGGACAAGTGGGCCACCAAGCTGGTGGCGGATGCCGTCGGCATCCGCACCGCGCGGGGCAGGCTGGTCGCGGCGGACGACATCGGCGACGTCGAGTTCGAGGGCGAGGTGGTGGTGAAGCCGGTGTCGGCCGGGTCGAGCTACGGCGTGAGCCTGGTCACCGAGGAGGACGAGCTTCTGGGCGCACTGCACACCGCGGCGCGCTTCGACCGCCGCATCCTGGTCGAGGAGGTCGTGCGGGCGCGGGAGATCGACGTGGCCGTGCTCCGCGAAGCGGGCGGCATCCGCTGGGCTGCGCCGCCACTCGAGATCCACGCTCCGGGGCTCTTCGACACCGCGACCAAGTACGACGGGAGTGCGCGGTTCACGGTGCCGGCGCTGCTGGACGCGGCCGAGACCTCAGCGCTCAAACGGGCCGCGATCGCGATGTTCGACGCCCTCGGCTGCGACGGCGTCGCCCGGATGGACTTCTTCCTCACCGACGAGGGGCCGGTGCTGAACGAGGTCAACACGATGCCGGGCCTGACGGCCGCCTCGCAGGTGCCGCGGATGTTCGCCGCCGCGGGGGTGGAGTACACCGACCTGGTGGCGCGGCTGGTCGCGGGTGCTCGCGTTCCCTCCTCGACCGTGCCGGTCTCGATGCTCTAG
- a CDS encoding HAMP domain-containing sensor histidine kinase, which translates to MSARLKLTLSYAGIVVVSGVLLLAAVAVYLLRYVPDTVEFFPNRSDLTRAFVPAAVIVMIVLFVLGLAGGWILAGRMLAPLDRISRAAQLAAQGSLSHRVALEGPRDEFRDLADVFDSMLEQLEAHVAEQQRFAANASHELRTPLAISQAMLEVARTDPDRDVDALIARLEVVNTRAIELTEALLMLSRADRRSFTRDIVDLSLLAEEAVEALLPVADRRGIAVEVGGVAAPVLGSSTLLQQLVTNLVLNAIVHNRPTGGAVSVRTHALPDAVALVVENTGAVIPAHRVVTFTEPFQRGAERTRSEDHAGLGLGLAIAERITQAHGGTLVLTPRAEGGLIVTVWLPHPYPAPLG; encoded by the coding sequence ATGAGCGCCCGACTCAAACTCACCCTGAGCTACGCGGGCATCGTGGTCGTGTCGGGGGTGCTGCTGCTCGCGGCCGTGGCGGTCTACCTGCTGCGGTACGTGCCCGACACCGTCGAGTTCTTCCCCAACCGATCCGATCTGACCAGGGCCTTCGTCCCGGCCGCCGTGATCGTGATGATCGTGCTGTTCGTCCTGGGGCTGGCGGGCGGGTGGATCCTCGCCGGACGGATGCTGGCGCCCCTCGACCGGATCAGTCGCGCGGCACAGCTCGCCGCGCAGGGATCGCTGTCGCACCGGGTCGCGCTGGAGGGACCGCGGGATGAGTTCCGCGACCTCGCCGACGTCTTCGACTCCATGCTCGAACAGCTCGAGGCGCATGTGGCCGAGCAGCAGCGGTTCGCGGCGAACGCCTCGCACGAGCTGCGCACGCCGCTGGCGATCTCGCAGGCGATGCTCGAGGTCGCCCGCACCGACCCCGACCGCGACGTCGACGCCCTGATCGCCCGGCTCGAGGTCGTGAACACCCGCGCCATCGAGCTGACCGAGGCGCTGCTGATGCTCAGCCGCGCGGACCGCCGATCGTTCACGCGCGACATCGTCGACCTCTCGCTGCTCGCCGAAGAGGCCGTGGAGGCGCTGCTCCCCGTCGCCGACCGACGCGGCATCGCCGTCGAGGTGGGCGGCGTCGCCGCCCCCGTGCTCGGGTCATCGACGCTGCTGCAGCAGCTGGTCACCAACCTCGTGCTCAACGCGATCGTGCACAACCGGCCGACGGGCGGCGCGGTGTCCGTGCGCACGCATGCCCTCCCCGACGCCGTCGCGCTCGTGGTCGAGAACACCGGTGCCGTCATCCCCGCTCACCGCGTCGTGACCTTCACCGAGCCGTTCCAGCGTGGCGCCGAGCGCACCCGCAGCGAGGATCACGCCGGACTCGGTCTCGGGCTCGCGATCGCCGAGCGGATCACACAAGCGCACGGCGGCACCCTCGTGCTCACCCCGCGCGCGGAGGGCGGTTTGATCGTGACGGTGTGGCTGCCGCATCCGTATCCCGCGCCACTGGGCTGA
- a CDS encoding FMN-dependent NADH-azoreductase gives MSLFRLDASILPASSASRALADLVEAEWTASHPDSTVTRRDLAADPVPATAWADAVTGGFVDPSQRTPAQNDARALATSFADELIGADALLFAVPLYNYGVSQHFKTWFDLAYTDSRIDPSGTALRGKPATLVTVLGGNYAPGTPKDGWDHSTGWLRRVLADVWGLDLRVVQRPFTLVGVNPALDAFADAAQELKEAAETDAVAYGREVAALRGSQVA, from the coding sequence ATGTCCCTGTTCCGCCTGGATGCCAGCATCCTTCCCGCGTCGTCCGCCAGCCGCGCACTCGCCGACCTCGTCGAGGCCGAGTGGACGGCGTCCCACCCCGATTCGACCGTGACCCGCCGCGACCTCGCCGCCGACCCCGTGCCCGCCACAGCCTGGGCGGATGCCGTCACCGGCGGATTCGTCGACCCGTCCCAGCGCACTCCGGCGCAGAACGACGCCCGGGCGCTGGCGACCTCGTTCGCCGACGAGCTGATCGGCGCCGACGCGCTGCTGTTCGCCGTGCCGCTGTACAACTACGGCGTCTCGCAGCACTTCAAGACCTGGTTCGACCTCGCCTACACCGACTCGCGCATCGACCCGTCGGGCACCGCGCTCCGTGGCAAGCCCGCGACCCTCGTCACCGTGCTCGGCGGCAACTACGCGCCCGGCACCCCGAAGGACGGCTGGGACCACTCGACCGGCTGGCTCCGCCGCGTGCTGGCAGACGTCTGGGGCCTCGACCTGCGCGTCGTGCAGCGCCCATTCACCCTCGTGGGCGTGAACCCGGCGCTCGACGCCTTCGCCGACGCCGCCCAGGAACTCAAGGAAGCCGCAGAGACGGATGCCGTGGCCTACGGCCGCGAGGTCGCCGCGCTGCGGGGTTCGCAGGTCGCCTGA
- the alr gene encoding alanine racemase, producing the protein MTAVLIAPERTRLSLLSAPTLATLPDAVGENVHRVRAATDARIMAVVKADGYGHGAVTVARAAVDAGAEWLGVTDVAEAVALRDAGLAVPILSWLNPAGVDAAEAAAHRVDIAVGSVEELRDLIADAGAPVRVHLHLDTGMSRGGSPFEEWPELLRVARQGRGRIEVVGVMGHLPRADEGDPRANAAAVLRMRQARDAVLREGFGPLLVHLAATSGALTDPATHFGMVRIGAGLVGIDPSETETLDGAGRFTASVVHSAAVPAGTPVGYGGTYVTASATHLSVVGVGYADGIPRDLAAGASVEICGARHPLVGRVSMDQIVVDTGAAQFPRGTAVTVFGPEGGAVPSVQEWARWAGTIPHTIVTGIGTRVQRSIA; encoded by the coding sequence GTGACCGCCGTGCTGATCGCTCCTGAGCGCACGCGGCTCTCGCTCCTCTCCGCACCGACGCTCGCGACGCTGCCGGATGCCGTGGGCGAGAACGTCCACCGCGTGCGGGCCGCGACCGACGCCCGGATCATGGCCGTGGTCAAGGCCGACGGCTACGGCCACGGCGCGGTCACGGTCGCCCGGGCGGCGGTGGATGCCGGGGCCGAGTGGTTGGGGGTGACGGATGTCGCGGAGGCCGTCGCACTGCGCGACGCCGGTCTCGCCGTGCCGATCCTGTCGTGGCTGAACCCGGCAGGGGTGGATGCGGCGGAGGCCGCTGCGCATCGCGTCGACATCGCCGTCGGGTCGGTCGAGGAGCTGCGTGACCTCATCGCCGATGCGGGTGCTCCGGTGCGGGTGCACCTGCACCTGGACACCGGGATGTCGCGCGGGGGGAGCCCGTTCGAGGAGTGGCCGGAGCTGCTGCGGGTCGCGCGGCAGGGGCGCGGGCGCATCGAGGTCGTGGGGGTGATGGGGCACCTGCCGCGAGCGGACGAGGGGGATCCGCGCGCGAACGCGGCCGCCGTGCTGCGCATGCGGCAGGCGCGCGACGCGGTGCTGCGAGAGGGGTTCGGGCCCCTTCTCGTGCACCTCGCCGCGACGTCGGGAGCGCTGACGGATCCGGCGACGCACTTCGGAATGGTGCGCATCGGGGCGGGGCTCGTCGGCATCGACCCCTCCGAGACGGAGACGCTGGACGGTGCCGGGCGCTTCACCGCGTCGGTCGTGCACAGCGCCGCCGTGCCGGCCGGAACCCCGGTCGGTTACGGCGGAACGTACGTCACGGCATCTGCCACGCACCTCAGTGTCGTCGGAGTCGGTTACGCCGACGGCATCCCCCGGGACCTGGCAGCCGGTGCATCCGTGGAGATATGCGGCGCGCGGCATCCACTGGTCGGACGCGTGTCGATGGATCAGATCGTCGTCGACACGGGCGCGGCGCAGTTCCCCCGGGGGACGGCCGTCACCGTCTTCGGTCCCGAGGGTGGAGCGGTGCCGTCGGTGCAGGAATGGGCGCGGTGGGCCGGAACCATCCCCCACACGATCGTCACCGGAATCGGAACACGAGTGCAGAGGAGCATCGCATGA
- a CDS encoding M15 family metallopeptidase, with amino-acid sequence MNTSTIPVSRPARRRRRLIVTAVALAAAVILAFAVQQSLAAASAAVPKPTATSSAPADTPAQQVNGSPIAPSDADGVIREGDQPTVFDTDRVAVGKLDPALLDALQRAANDAAADGLEFRVNSGWRSAALQEHMLREAVVQYGSEAEAARWVASPTTSAHVSGQAVDLGPLPTLDWLAQRGSDYGLCQIYANESWHYELRPDAVNEGCPEMYSDPTEDPRMQP; translated from the coding sequence ATGAACACCAGCACGATCCCTGTCTCCCGCCCCGCGCGGCGCCGTCGACGACTCATCGTCACGGCGGTCGCGCTCGCCGCCGCCGTGATCCTCGCCTTCGCCGTGCAGCAGTCGCTCGCCGCGGCATCCGCTGCCGTCCCGAAGCCGACGGCGACGTCGTCGGCTCCCGCCGACACTCCGGCGCAGCAGGTGAACGGCTCTCCGATCGCCCCCAGCGACGCCGACGGGGTGATCCGCGAGGGCGACCAGCCCACGGTCTTCGACACCGATCGGGTCGCGGTCGGCAAACTCGATCCCGCACTGCTCGACGCGCTGCAGCGTGCCGCGAACGATGCGGCGGCCGACGGCCTCGAGTTCCGGGTGAACAGCGGATGGCGTTCCGCCGCACTGCAGGAGCACATGCTGCGCGAGGCGGTCGTGCAGTACGGCTCCGAGGCCGAGGCGGCGCGCTGGGTCGCCAGCCCCACGACCTCGGCCCACGTGTCGGGCCAAGCCGTCGATCTCGGTCCGCTCCCGACGCTCGACTGGCTCGCTCAGCGCGGCTCGGACTACGGGCTCTGCCAGATCTACGCCAACGAGTCATGGCACTACGAGCTGCGACCGGATGCCGTGAACGAAGGGTGTCCCGAGATGTACTCGGATCCCACCGAGGACCCGAGGATGCAGCCGTGA